One Deinococcus radiopugnans ATCC 19172 DNA segment encodes these proteins:
- the nrdE gene encoding class 1b ribonucleoside-diphosphate reductase subunit alpha — translation MERWIELNNKVLAGTLVQPQHDLEALQAYFQEKVNPNTVFFHNLREKIRYLTEQGVWDAGLFERYTPEEVQAVFERAYSVKFRFQAFMGAYKFYNEYATMTPDRTRWLERYEDRHSVTALARSQTVEEALELVHHLVNQTFTPATPTLMNSGKANTGRLVSCFLLQDCTDNLDSITKTLSFVAELSKGGGGIGVEVSNLRARGESLRGIQNVTKGVMGVAKMLDNMLRYADQAGQRPGAGAIYLSVMHADFLDTLSAKKIATDEDARLKTLSVGATIPDLFIEKVRAGEDIYQFYPHSLWQETGREFTSIDWTAEYDALADNPRIRKKRVSARRVLEEIAVTQGESGYPYLLFEGHANRANPIPHVGSIKMSNLCSEILQPTMPSYFHAYGQESKDRIGLDVSCNLASLVIEQTMGSGDIGRVVKAAVRMLDNVAQSTHITEVPAVRRANEEMRSIGLGAMGLHSFLAGRELIYGSPEALDFVDVFFAAVHYHARRASMEIARDTGFVFAGFEGSRYQSGEHFAQYLERDFAPKTPEVAALFDGHTLPTCADWQQLVADIQQHGLAHSFVMAVAPTGSISYVSNASASIMPITERVETRTSNKARTIYPMPGLNAETEWYYEEAYDMDQRRVLDTVAAAQRHVDQGISCTLFVPASATTRTLQAYYLYAYRLGIKTLYYTRLRKSNLQDCLSCVV, via the coding sequence ATGGAACGCTGGATCGAACTGAACAACAAAGTCCTGGCCGGAACGCTGGTACAGCCGCAGCATGACCTCGAGGCCCTGCAAGCCTACTTTCAGGAAAAGGTCAACCCGAACACGGTCTTCTTCCACAACCTGAGGGAGAAGATCCGTTACCTGACCGAGCAGGGCGTGTGGGACGCGGGCCTGTTTGAGCGCTACACGCCTGAAGAGGTGCAGGCTGTGTTCGAGCGGGCCTACAGCGTCAAGTTCCGCTTCCAGGCTTTTATGGGCGCGTACAAGTTCTACAACGAGTACGCCACCATGACCCCGGACCGCACCCGCTGGCTGGAGCGCTACGAGGATCGCCACAGCGTCACCGCCCTGGCCCGCTCGCAGACCGTGGAGGAGGCGCTGGAACTGGTGCATCATCTGGTGAACCAGACCTTCACCCCCGCCACGCCCACGCTGATGAATTCGGGCAAGGCGAACACAGGCCGCCTGGTGTCCTGTTTTCTATTGCAGGACTGCACCGACAACCTGGACTCCATCACCAAGACGCTGTCCTTTGTCGCCGAGCTGAGCAAGGGCGGCGGCGGCATCGGCGTGGAGGTCAGCAACCTGCGGGCACGCGGCGAGAGCCTGCGCGGCATCCAGAACGTCACCAAGGGCGTGATGGGCGTGGCGAAGATGCTGGACAACATGCTCAGATACGCCGATCAGGCCGGGCAGCGCCCCGGCGCGGGGGCCATTTATCTCAGCGTGATGCACGCCGACTTTCTGGACACCCTCTCGGCCAAGAAGATCGCCACCGACGAAGACGCCCGCCTCAAGACCCTGAGCGTCGGCGCCACCATCCCTGACCTGTTCATCGAGAAGGTGCGCGCGGGCGAGGACATCTATCAGTTCTACCCGCACTCGCTGTGGCAGGAAACCGGGCGCGAGTTCACGTCTATCGACTGGACGGCGGAATACGACGCGCTGGCCGACAACCCCCGCATCCGCAAGAAGCGCGTGTCGGCCCGCCGGGTGCTGGAGGAAATCGCCGTGACGCAGGGTGAGAGCGGCTACCCCTACCTGCTGTTCGAGGGCCATGCCAACCGCGCCAACCCGATTCCCCATGTGGGCAGCATCAAGATGAGCAACCTGTGTTCGGAGATCCTGCAACCCACCATGCCCAGCTATTTCCACGCCTATGGGCAGGAGAGTAAAGACCGCATCGGGCTGGACGTGTCGTGCAACCTGGCCTCTTTGGTGATCGAGCAGACGATGGGGAGCGGCGACATTGGCCGCGTGGTAAAGGCCGCCGTCCGCATGCTGGACAACGTCGCGCAGTCCACCCACATCACCGAGGTGCCCGCCGTGCGCCGCGCCAACGAGGAGATGCGCTCGATTGGTCTGGGCGCGATGGGCCTGCACTCCTTCCTGGCGGGCCGGGAACTGATCTACGGCTCGCCCGAGGCGCTGGACTTCGTGGACGTGTTCTTTGCCGCCGTGCACTACCACGCCCGCCGGGCGAGCATGGAAATTGCGCGCGACACTGGGTTTGTCTTTGCGGGTTTCGAGGGCAGCCGCTACCAGTCCGGCGAGCACTTTGCGCAGTACCTGGAACGGGACTTCGCTCCGAAGACGCCGGAGGTGGCCGCCCTGTTCGACGGTCACACCCTGCCCACCTGCGCTGACTGGCAGCAGCTTGTCGCTGACATCCAGCAGCACGGCTTGGCGCACTCGTTCGTGATGGCGGTGGCCCCCACCGGCAGCATCAGCTACGTCTCGAACGCCTCGGCCAGCATCATGCCCATCACCGAGCGGGTGGAGACGCGCACCAGCAACAAGGCGCGCACCATCTACCCCATGCCGGGCCTGAACGCCGAGACCGAGTGGTACTACGAGGAGGCCTACGACATGGACCAGCGCCGCGTGCTGGACACCGTGGCTGCCGCGCAGCGTCACGTCGATCAGGGCATTTCCTGCACGCTGTTCGTGCCGGCCAGCGCCACCACCCGCACCCTGCAGGCGTATTACCTGTACGCCTACCGCCTGGGCATCAAAACCCTGTACTACACGCGCCTGCGCAAGTCCAACCTGCAGGACTGCCTGAGCTGCGTGGTCTGA
- the nrdI gene encoding class Ib ribonucleoside-diphosphate reductase assembly flavoprotein NrdI yields MLLAYDSLTGNVRRLAQELAGTLGAEVVDVRSHLPASEYLLLTYTFGTGQVPDSTRRFLERHGHLLRGVVSSGSYHWGQNFARAADVIAQTYRVPVVAKVNKGGTAADRARVLAWLGEQH; encoded by the coding sequence ATGCTGCTGGCCTACGACTCGCTGACCGGCAACGTGCGGCGGCTGGCGCAGGAACTGGCCGGGACGCTGGGCGCGGAGGTGGTGGACGTGCGATCACACCTTCCCGCCTCCGAGTACCTGCTGCTGACCTACACCTTCGGCACGGGGCAGGTGCCGGACAGCACCCGCCGCTTTCTGGAGCGCCACGGCCACCTGCTGCGCGGCGTGGTCAGCAGCGGCTCGTACCACTGGGGCCAGAATTTCGCGCGGGCGGCGGATGTGATCGCCCAGACCTACCGCGTGCCCGTCGTCGCCAAAGTCAACAAGGGCGGCACCGCTGCCGACCGCGCCCGCGTGCTGGCGTGGTTAGGGGAGCAGCACTGA
- a CDS encoding DAK2 domain-containing protein, with translation MTSKQSVPSTQAVDMVQRLIDDVAAQPVLALGQAFSLTRERLAARTTPPEVGGALEDLGLTLTESTDNLEAPLYGNVFLAMAGALQGADRVDRENFGEALTAGLDSVQTVGDTSPARQQLTDTLIAARNAYRDAAQAGQPFSACLDRMVAACPAGRESAGPPLPALTLQTMARSIQAALS, from the coding sequence ATGACATCCAAACAGAGCGTGCCCAGCACGCAGGCCGTCGACATGGTTCAGAGGCTGATCGATGACGTCGCGGCACAGCCTGTACTGGCCCTGGGCCAGGCGTTTTCCCTGACCCGTGAGCGCCTGGCCGCCCGCACCACACCGCCTGAAGTGGGCGGAGCGCTGGAGGACCTGGGCCTGACGCTGACCGAAAGCACTGACAATCTGGAAGCGCCGCTGTACGGCAACGTTTTCCTGGCGATGGCCGGGGCGCTCCAGGGCGCAGACCGCGTGGACCGCGAGAACTTCGGCGAGGCCCTGACGGCCGGACTGGACTCGGTGCAGACCGTGGGCGACACCAGCCCGGCCCGTCAGCAGTTGACCGACACCCTGATCGCAGCCCGCAACGCCTACCGGGACGCGGCACAGGCCGGGCAACCCTTCAGCGCGTGCCTGGACCGGATGGTGGCCGCCTGCCCGGCGGGCCGCGAGTCAGCCGGCCCGCCGCTGCCTGCCCTCACGCTGCAAACGATGGCGCGTTCCATTCAGGCCGCACTGAGCTAG
- a CDS encoding acyl-CoA thioesterase: MDSPALDYLNPPSGDAHVSPPPRPYAPETRVTHVVFPGTTNHHGTLFGGEALSFMDSAAFIAATRYCRRKVVTRHLDAMEFSRPIPQGTLVELVARVVKTGRSSMTVRVELFIEQMSSDHRELGCTGTFVLVALGEDGQPTPVPRLGA; this comes from the coding sequence ATGGACTCTCCCGCGCTGGATTACCTGAATCCGCCCTCCGGCGACGCGCACGTGTCGCCTCCGCCCCGGCCCTACGCCCCGGAAACCCGCGTGACGCACGTGGTGTTTCCCGGCACCACCAACCACCACGGCACGCTGTTCGGCGGCGAGGCCCTGTCGTTCATGGACAGCGCGGCGTTTATCGCGGCCACCCGCTACTGCCGCCGCAAGGTGGTCACGCGCCATCTGGACGCCATGGAATTCTCCCGTCCCATTCCGCAGGGCACGCTGGTGGAACTCGTCGCCCGCGTGGTCAAAACCGGGCGCAGCAGCATGACCGTGCGGGTGGAACTGTTTATCGAGCAGATGTCCAGCGATCACCGTGAACTGGGCTGCACCGGCACCTTCGTGCTGGTGGCGCTGGGCGAAGACGGACAGCCCACCCCCGTGCCCCGGCTGGGGGCCTGA
- a CDS encoding ankyrin repeat domain-containing protein translates to MKRLSLLVLLWLLPVGTGPLGASAGGAKGAAMTTTTTQDQRNRQVLQAAENGDLEQLQTLLRAGASANAADSTGRTALTWAAKGDHVAVARALIAAGAKPDPQDNGRSNALLVTGETGSVAMLREVLKANPDLTRTNRFGGTALIPAADRGHLAYVREILRTTDIDVNHVNNLGWTALLEAVILGDGGPTHTEIVRELLAHGADRQIADREGVTPLQHARQRGYAAMTTLLEDGASQSQEDQR, encoded by the coding sequence ATGAAGCGTCTGTCCCTCCTGGTCCTGCTGTGGCTGCTGCCCGTCGGCACCGGACCGTTGGGAGCTTCGGCGGGCGGCGCAAAGGGAGCCGCAATGACCACGACGACAACGCAGGATCAGCGCAACCGCCAAGTGCTGCAGGCCGCCGAGAACGGTGATCTGGAACAGCTTCAGACTCTATTGAGGGCGGGCGCATCTGCCAACGCGGCCGACAGCACCGGGCGCACCGCGTTGACCTGGGCCGCCAAGGGGGACCATGTGGCGGTGGCCCGCGCCCTGATCGCGGCGGGGGCCAAGCCCGATCCCCAGGACAACGGGCGCAGCAACGCGCTGCTGGTGACGGGCGAAACGGGCAGCGTGGCCATGTTGCGCGAGGTGCTGAAGGCCAACCCTGACCTGACCCGCACCAACCGTTTCGGCGGCACGGCCCTGATTCCTGCCGCCGACCGGGGCCACCTGGCCTATGTGCGCGAGATCCTGCGGACCACCGACATCGACGTGAACCACGTCAACAATCTGGGCTGGACCGCCCTGCTGGAAGCCGTGATCCTGGGTGACGGCGGCCCCACGCACACCGAGATCGTGCGCGAACTGCTGGCCCACGGCGCAGACCGCCAGATCGCGGACCGCGAGGGCGTCACCCCGCTGCAACACGCCCGACAACGCGGTTACGCGGCCATGACGACGCTGCTTGAGGACGGGGCCAGCCAGAGCCAGGAGGACCAGCGCTGA
- a CDS encoding SLC13 family permease, producing the protein MTLPQLLVFATLIGALVLFVWGRWRYDVVGMLALLALTLTGVVKGNDAFKGFSEPAVITVAAVLVISQALQKSGLVNVLVRSLGRVGNGMTTQILVMCVVVAVLSSFMNNVGALAIMLPVAITLANRAGRSASSLLMPLAFASLLGGMTTLIGTPPNLIISNLRRDLLGEAYGMFSFTAVGGAVAVAGVAYLALFGWRLLPQRVSGENRADLYRMADYMTEVRLPRESTLAGQRVMDLGKVEGVQVVSLVRGESQRPFPTPFTVLQADDVLIVEANAARLTELVEDGQLTLVGNEKITPEQLASDDVRLAEVVVTALSPIVGQSAVSLNLRQRFNINLIAVSRQGQRLRERLVNARFRAGDVLLMHGPRTSIDEALNTLGCLPLRERPLDMVPAGQTRKMLLTGGLFLVAILAATLNLLPVAVAFTAAATAMLLLRLINLRDVYESIEWPILVLLATLIPVGAALSSTGGAKLIAEGVLGVTASWPPMAVLIIVMVLTMTLSDVINNAAAALITAPIAVTIAQGLGANPDAFLMGVTLAASSAFLTPIGHQSNTLVMGPGGYRFSDYWKVGLPLEIIVVAVGAPVIALVWGL; encoded by the coding sequence TTGACCCTCCCGCAACTGCTGGTGTTCGCCACCCTGATCGGCGCGCTGGTGCTGTTCGTGTGGGGCCGGTGGCGTTACGACGTGGTGGGCATGCTGGCACTGCTGGCCCTGACGCTGACCGGGGTGGTCAAGGGCAACGACGCCTTCAAGGGCTTTTCCGAACCGGCCGTGATCACGGTGGCCGCCGTGCTGGTGATCAGCCAGGCGCTGCAGAAGAGTGGGCTGGTGAATGTGCTGGTGCGCAGCCTGGGCCGGGTGGGCAACGGCATGACCACGCAGATTCTGGTGATGTGCGTGGTGGTGGCCGTGCTCAGCTCGTTCATGAACAACGTGGGGGCGCTGGCAATCATGCTGCCGGTGGCGATCACGCTGGCCAACCGTGCGGGCCGTTCGGCCAGTTCGCTGCTGATGCCGCTGGCCTTCGCCTCGCTGCTGGGCGGCATGACCACCCTGATCGGCACGCCGCCCAACCTGATCATCTCCAACCTGCGCCGCGACCTGCTGGGCGAGGCGTATGGCATGTTCAGCTTCACGGCGGTGGGCGGGGCGGTGGCGGTGGCCGGGGTGGCGTACCTGGCCCTGTTCGGCTGGCGGCTGCTGCCCCAGCGGGTGTCCGGCGAGAACCGCGCCGACCTGTACCGCATGGCCGACTACATGACCGAGGTGCGGCTGCCCAGGGAAAGCACCCTGGCCGGGCAGCGTGTGATGGACCTGGGCAAAGTGGAGGGCGTGCAGGTGGTGTCGCTGGTGCGCGGCGAATCGCAGCGCCCCTTTCCCACGCCGTTTACGGTGCTTCAGGCGGACGACGTGCTGATCGTCGAGGCCAACGCCGCCCGGCTGACCGAACTGGTGGAGGACGGGCAACTCACGCTGGTGGGCAACGAGAAGATCACCCCCGAACAACTGGCCTCCGACGACGTGCGGCTGGCCGAGGTGGTGGTCACGGCGCTGTCGCCCATCGTGGGCCAGAGTGCCGTCAGCCTGAACCTGCGCCAGCGCTTCAACATCAACCTGATCGCGGTGTCACGCCAGGGCCAGCGCCTGCGCGAGCGGCTGGTCAACGCCCGCTTCCGGGCCGGGGACGTGCTGCTGATGCACGGGCCGCGCACCTCCATCGACGAGGCGCTGAACACGCTGGGCTGCCTGCCGCTGCGCGAACGCCCGCTGGACATGGTGCCGGCCGGGCAGACCCGCAAGATGCTGCTGACCGGCGGGCTGTTTCTGGTGGCCATCCTGGCCGCCACCCTCAACCTGCTGCCGGTCGCCGTGGCCTTTACCGCCGCCGCCACCGCCATGCTGCTGCTGCGGCTGATCAACCTGCGTGACGTGTACGAGAGCATCGAGTGGCCGATTCTGGTGCTGCTGGCGACGCTGATTCCGGTGGGCGCGGCGCTGTCGAGCACCGGGGGCGCAAAACTGATCGCCGAGGGCGTGCTGGGCGTGACCGCCAGCTGGCCGCCCATGGCCGTACTGATCATCGTGATGGTGCTGACCATGACCCTGTCTGATGTGATCAACAACGCCGCCGCCGCGCTGATCACCGCGCCCATCGCCGTCACCATCGCCCAGGGCCTGGGGGCCAACCCCGACGCCTTCCTGATGGGCGTCACGCTGGCCGCCAGCAGCGCCTTCCTCACGCCCATCGGGCACCAGAGCAACACGCTGGTGATGGGGCCAGGCGGCTACCGGTTCAGCGACTACTGGAAGGTGGGCCTGCCGCTGGAGATCATCGTGGTGGCGGTGGGCGCGCCGGTGATTGCGCTGGTGTGGGGGCTGTAA
- a CDS encoding thioredoxin has product MTDSQTPMPPFVLLTQDDCPNCERLKLMLEKPLRGQFDAQIEVLHRQRHPEAFSALTESSGVRSTPALIHRASGKVLLNTGGLGEVRSFLLTPHA; this is encoded by the coding sequence ATGACTGATTCGCAGACCCCGATGCCCCCCTTCGTGCTGCTGACCCAGGACGACTGCCCGAACTGCGAACGCCTGAAGCTGATGCTGGAAAAGCCGCTGAGGGGACAGTTCGACGCCCAGATCGAAGTGCTTCACCGCCAGCGGCACCCCGAGGCCTTCTCCGCCCTGACCGAAAGCAGCGGCGTAAGGAGTACCCCAGCGCTGATCCACCGGGCCAGCGGGAAGGTCCTCCTGAACACTGGAGGACTGGGCGAGGTGCGCAGCTTTCTCCTGACGCCCCATGCCTGA
- a CDS encoding ribonucleotide-diphosphate reductase subunit beta, with the protein MSSLPFSATNWSDPEDGFSATFYEKYTSQLWFPEEIPLSNDALVWKTLGDAERWTYIHASAGLNALDTLQGEVGMPALRGLVDGHIRKATLQFQGMMEDIHARSYSLMNKTFLTTTEEREVFEWVRTQPHLQFKISFIQGVFHDPDVSTLGLWKKMAVSCMLETALFYSGFFYPLYLAGQGRMVSAGEIFNLIILDEALHGVYVALLAQEKFTLLNAAEQAYARAWYAETLQTLYRNELAYTDVLYADVDLAGDVKRFIRFNFNVLADNLALKRTFPDEDINPVVQNGIGARGTTHDFFSAKGSSYSKLTTEALTDADIDALWAGHFPDLQPATRVSHD; encoded by the coding sequence ATGTCATCCCTACCCTTTTCCGCCACCAACTGGTCTGACCCCGAAGACGGCTTCTCGGCCACCTTCTACGAGAAATACACCTCCCAGCTGTGGTTTCCCGAGGAAATCCCGCTGAGCAACGACGCGCTGGTCTGGAAGACGCTGGGGGACGCCGAACGCTGGACGTACATCCACGCCTCGGCAGGGCTGAACGCGCTAGACACCTTGCAGGGCGAGGTGGGCATGCCGGCCCTGCGTGGACTGGTGGACGGCCACATCCGCAAGGCCACGCTGCAATTCCAGGGCATGATGGAGGACATCCACGCCCGCAGCTACAGCCTGATGAACAAGACCTTTTTAACCACCACCGAGGAGCGCGAGGTCTTCGAGTGGGTGCGGACGCAGCCTCACCTGCAATTCAAGATCAGCTTCATCCAGGGCGTCTTTCATGACCCCGACGTGTCCACGCTGGGCCTGTGGAAAAAGATGGCGGTGTCGTGCATGCTGGAAACCGCACTGTTCTACAGCGGCTTCTTCTACCCGCTGTATCTGGCCGGGCAGGGGCGCATGGTCTCGGCGGGAGAGATCTTCAACCTGATCATCCTGGACGAGGCGCTGCACGGTGTGTATGTGGCGCTGCTGGCGCAGGAGAAATTCACCCTCCTCAATGCCGCCGAGCAGGCGTACGCCAGGGCGTGGTACGCCGAAACGCTGCAAACGCTCTACAGGAACGAGCTGGCCTACACCGACGTGCTGTACGCGGACGTGGATCTGGCTGGCGACGTCAAACGCTTTATCCGCTTCAACTTCAACGTGCTGGCCGACAATCTGGCGCTGAAACGCACCTTCCCTGACGAGGACATCAATCCGGTGGTGCAGAACGGCATCGGGGCGCGCGGCACCACCCACGACTTCTTCAGCGCCAAGGGCAGCAGCTACAGCAAGCTCACCACCGAGGCGCTCACCGACGCCGACATTGACGCGCTGTGGGCGGGCCACTTTCCTGACCTCCAGCCCGCCACGAGGGTCAGTCATGACTGA